Part of the Bacteriovorax stolpii genome, CCCTGTGATATAAGCACAGATCACATTTTCTTCGTTAAGTTCGACAACCTTAACCACACCGCCATCAACATGCTTTTGCTTTAGAAGAGAGACTTCAATCTCCCCAAGCTCAATGCGATAGCCCCTGATTTTAACTTGTCCGTCTTTTCTTCCCAGGAAAACAATATTGCCTTCCGGGTTTACAAAACCGATGTCACCCGTTTTATAAATGCGCCCTAGTTTTTCATGGTCTAAGAAGCGCTCACTCGTTAGTTCTGGTGAATGAAGATATCCATTCGCCAGACATGTTCCTGCTAGGTATAAATCCCCTTCCACACCATCTGCGACAGGGTTTAGGTTTTCATCAAGGATATGAACTTGTGAGTTTTTAATGGCCTTTCCGATTGTTGGAAGCCCTGGCCATGCGTCGGGATTTCCTTCAAGAGTTAAGCTTGTTACAACGTGGGACTCACTTGGTCCGTAGTGATTATATAAGAAGGCTCCATTTAGTTTTTTAAAGAAGCTTCTGATGTTTGAAGTAACTTTTAACTGCTCACCAGCTGTCGTCACTTCTTTTAAATTCAAAGGAATCAAGTTGTGAGCAACGGCCACTTCAGAAAGGTGGTTAAGAGCGACGTATGGAAGAAAGAGTCTATTGACGTTTTTCTTGATAAGCTCTTTTAAAAGTGCGTGAGTGTCTAAGCGCATTTCTTCGCTGATTAACACCAGTTCTCCTCCCATCGAAAGTGTCGAGAACATTTCCTGAAAATGAACATCGAAACTTAACGGAGTAAACTGCAGTGTAATTGTGTTTTTATTGATCGTCTGCTCATTTTGCCATTCGATTAAATTCACCAGTGCTTTGTGATTCATCGAAACACCTTTTGGGTTTCCGGTAGAACCGCTGGTGTAAATAACGTAAGCAAGATCAATGTTTTTTGCATCAACGATCACTCGCTCCTCAGAAGCGGTATCGAGATTCATTTTTTCAAAACATAAAACATCTGCACGAGAGTCAGCAAAGATATTTATGAACGTTTCGTGGGCAATGATTTTTGAAACGCGCGAGTGCGCTACCATGTATTTTAAACGTTCTACTGGATATTCAGGATCAAGCGGAAGATAAGCAGCTCCGTTTTTTAAAATAGCGATCACTGTGGCCACTAATTCAAACGAGCGCTTCATCGAGACACCAACCACGTCACCAGGCTGAACACCGTTGTCTCTTAAAACATGAGCAATTTTGTTGGATAATTTTTCTAACTCAAGATAAGTGCACGCGCGATCCCCCATCGACAATGCAATTGCATTCTCTTTTTGATCAGCTGTTTTTTCGAATAACGAATGGATGAACAAGCCTGGGGTCCTGGTTAAAATTGCACGAATGACTAAATAATTAATCGTTAAATTGTAACACTAAGCATCACTTCCTTATCGGTAAAGTGTGGAAAATGTAAAATTTTCATAGCAAATTTGTCAGAAATTATCAGGCTAAGTCATTGATTTTTAAAATGCCCAAATGGAGGGTAAAAAATCTTTTGAACTAGTCCGGAAAAATCCAACTAGAATCAGGTTTTCTAGTGAGAGAGTTCCAGCACAGTTAAACAGGTTTTATTGTCTACTGTAAAGCGGCCTTCGAATGAAAAGCGGGATTTTGGGCCAAAATTGAGGTTGAGGTCACTTATTAAATTGATCACAAATGTTCCGTTATCCAAATCAATTTTTGTAACGGAAGCATCTTCGAAACCAAAAAATTTTTTAACTTGAGGATAGAGGGCTTTATAGAGAGATTCTTTCGCAGAAAAAATAAGTGTCAGCAATTCTTCATCAGAGAGTTGGGGATGAGAAAGAAGATCACCACCACTTCTGATTTGTTTGGCAAGTTCCAGTTTTGTTCTTCCCATGACTTCAAAATCCATTCCGACCCCTAAGAGATCAGTGTCTTTGGCAACTGCAGCGCCAACCCAAAATTCATTGTGAGAAATGGTCCCCACGACTCCTGAAGGCCATGCCGGCGAGCGGTCTGGATTATTTTTCAAATCGTAAAGCGGTTGTTTGGTGCACTCGTAAAATGCTTTTGTAGCACAAAGTCTTCCGAGAAGAAATTCGTCTTTTCTCTTCGGATGAAATCCATTAACAGCACTGTCGTATTGAAGTTTTGAATGTTCGATTTTTAGAGAAGTATCCAGATCCTCTTCTTTTTTAAGAGCAAAAAAAGAGGACCTGAGAAAAAGATGAGACCAAGGATTTTTCATTCTATAGGGCGATGATTAACAAGGCCGCAGTTGAAATGATACCAGCAATCTGTCCAAAACGGTTTAACCAAGTGTCCCCTTCTGTTTCGATTTTTGAGTTCATATAAATCGTATCGTTCGGGAAAATCACAGGTATTGTTTCTGGCTTATCAAAAGAGAAGTTGATTCTCTTCACACCATCTTTTGTGTTTCTGAAAACATAACACTCGTTGTAACCAAGACCCTGAACCAGTCCACCAGATTTTTCGATGTAGTAATAAAGACTGGCATCTTTTTGGTGAAGAACTTTACCTGGCTTTTGGACACCACCAAGCATTGTTACGAATGGAATTTCGCGGCTAGCTCCTGCAAGACTATCTAGTTTGGCAACAAAGACACTATCACCACCAAGCCATCTGATTTTATCGACGCTCTCTGAAGATTCAAAGTAACGGTTTAATAAAACCTGATATTCATAAGTCGATTGTTTTAAAGAAGCTGTAAAATAATCTACGCTGATATCTCCTTGCACTCCACCAGCTGCATCAACAACCAGATCCAAAGTGTCCGAAGGGCGCACTAAATAACGTCCTGGTTTTTTTACCAGACCTCTTACTTCTACCCAGTAGTCTTTTGATGTAAGAGCGAAATTTACGCTTTCAACACCTTTCTGGAAAAATTTTCTATAAGCATTAAGTACTGTCTCTTTGACTTCGGCAAAAGTTTTGTTCGTTACATCAACATTTACATTGTATGGCAGTTGTAGAATTCCGTTGAAGTCAGCTCTAAACTTTCCGCTTAGTTTGCTGTCACTCGAGTGAGACATTGTGAACAAATGCCCTGGGGCCATATACTGAGGGATTTTTGACATATCGGGGACGTCAGAGTTTAATGCGCTCGCAGGGTTGTTGGCCTCTTGGTTTTCCATTACCTTTGCCACGTGCTGAGTGTAGCGAGGATAATCAGAAATCGAATTACTTGAGCATCCTGATAAGAAAACAACAGCACTCAAAAGAAAAAATAAATATTTCACGTCCGTCCCCTAATTCGAAGTATATTTAATATATAAAGTATATATTGATTTTTGAGAATAACACTAATTTCTTTAAAGGCATATTGCCTGGATGACTTTTAAGATGAGAATTGTTCACGTGGCCCAGTTCCTAGGAATCGGGGGGCTGGAAAAAATTGTCTATCACCTTGCCCTTGAGCAACAAAAACGCGGTCACACTGTAGACATTTACATCTACGATCACGAACGCACATGGGTTGATTTCTTCAGAAAAAGTGGTCTCAATGTCATCACTCCTGAACTTAAAAAACCTGGTTATGATTTCTCGCTCTTAAAGCGTATGGATCATGACTTTCAAGGTTACGATGTCATTCACTCTCACGACCTCAATCCCTTGATGTATCTTGGACCTTTGCGCCTTTGGAAGAAACTCACTTTCAAAAAATGGGGCAAACTTATCCATACAACTCACGGCCTGGATCACATTGATAATTACCCACGCGGCAAACTTTACCAGCAAATTTTCTCGCGCTTCGCTGACAAAATGATTGGCGTCAGTGAAAAGATCGGACTATTTTATACGCGCGATATCGGCCTTGCTGCAAAAAAAGTGGCCGTTATCCAAAATGGTATCTCTACATACGAAGGTGAAATCACTCCAGAGATGCGCGCTGAAAAAAAGGCATGGCTGGCCGCCCGTCATGGACTTGATATCACTCGCCCTATCATTCTTTCACTTTCACGAGTTGTTCCATTAAAAGATCAAAAATTTCTTATTGAAGCTTTAAAGAAAAGACCTTTCTATCAACTCATCGTTGCCGGTCCTCCAAGTGAGCAGGCCTATTACGATGAATTAAAAAAAATGGAAGATCAAAATATCAAGATGGTCGGTTCACAGGAATTGGTGGCCGATTACAATATGGGCTCTGATATGTATGTCAGTGCTTCGACTCACGAAGGAATCCCAGTTGCAGTACTTGAAGCGATGGCGGTTGAAACCCCTTGCCTGGTCAGCAAAATTCCTGGTCACATGACTCTTTTAAAATACGGCGATTACGTGGAGCTTTTTAAGCTCCACGATCAAGACGACTTCTTAAACAAGTTCGATGAGATGTTTGCCCGTATCTATCAAACACAAAAAAATGCGCAAAAGGCACGAGGCCTGGTTGAAGATCACTATTCAGTCAAAACGATGGTGAATAATTATTTCAAGGAATATGAAGCATGATTGGTCTTCACAAGCTCAAGGCCGGTCACTGGCCAGTTTTTCTCATCTCGATGGTCTCGGCAATCACCAATTTGTTTTTACCGGTTGTCCTGGTTCGAATTCTTGATCCTATTGATATCGGGATCTACAAGATCTTTTTTCTGTATGCTCAGTCGATCACTTTCCTTTCTCTAACTGGTGGACCGCTTTACAGCGTTTACTTCTGGATTGGGAAAAAAGAAAACTCGCTTCGTTATGTTGAACACGCCTGGATTTTAAGTTTTGTTCTCAGCGTAGTTTGTGCAATTGTCGGACTTCTTTTTTCAGTTCCTCTGTCACATGTTATCTCTATCACTCAAACACAAACCATCCTTCTACTTCTTTCGGCCATCACCGCCGCTCCGGCCTCTTTTTATGGTGAATACCTGATTGCCAGAGGAAGACGCATCAACGGAAGCTTATTCAACAGTGGTTTTGAAATCATTAAAGGGATTGTTATCATCGCTTTAGTTTATGTCACTAGACACATCAATGCTGCTTTTTGGGGCTTTACGATACTCTTCTTGATTAAGCTTGCTCTTGCTGCTTATCTTGGAAAAAAAGAAAAGGTCCTGACTTTTGAAGTCGATAAAGAAAAACTAAAAGATGTTTGGCGTTACTGTGCACCTATTTCAATTGCCGGCGTTCTTAGTTTCTTCCTGGAAAAAGTAGATATGATTCTCCTTTCATCTCAGTTGACTCCTGAAAGCTTTGCTTTCTACTCGATGGGGTGTTTAGCTGTACCTCCACTTTATATTCTGGAAATGTCGGTGCAAAAAGTCCTGGTTCCTGCTGTGTCTGGCGCCTTTCACGCCGGGGATAAGCTGAGCATGATTCAGCATTATAGAAAAGCTCAAAGCGATATTGCTTATCTCATGATTCCTGCCGTTTTTGGTTTGATTATCTTTAACCGGCCCATCATTGAAATTCTTTTCACCGATCAATACATGCAGTCAGCAGTTTACTTAAAAGTTTTCGCTTTAACGTATCTTGCTTACATCATTCCTCACGACGCGATTCCAAGAGCAACCGGACAAACGAGTTGGGTTTTAAAAATGTATTTAATCCTGACTCCACTTTCAATTGTTGTGGTTTATTTCTGTGCCGGGATTTGGGGGGCAATGGGTGCCCTTATCTCCAGTATGGTCTTCTTCTATTTGCCAAAAATTCCGGGACTGATTTACTCATCTCAAATTACCGGTTACCCGATTAGGAATCTGATCGCCTGGAAATCTCTCGCTCTTTATGTTGGTATGAATGCTATTTTAATGATTGCTTGTTATGCTTTAAAAAATGTTTTTTCATCTGAAAAAATGTGGTTTTTAGTACTAAGCCCGATTTACGCTGCTCTGTATTTAGGAGTGGTGAACTACTTAAGACACTTAAAAGGAAAACATGAACTCAAAGCCTAAGGCCTATAGACCAGTTCTCGTTCTTGCTCCCGGTGTCCTTGCCGGTGCTGAAAAAGTTGTCCTTACAGGACTTGCGGCCTTGTCCTCTATTGGTCTTAACCCTTTGATGGTTATTATAAGAGAAACGAGAATCCCTCACCTGGCCCACGACTTTGAAAAAATGATTCCTTCTCACATTGATTACCGCATTATTGATTCCACAAAAGCTTTAGATATAGAGCTTCCAAAAAGGCTTAGAGAATCACTGCAAGACCAGACTCTTCCTTTGGTTCTTCATAGCCATGGTTTTAAAGCGCTTATCGCTTGTTATATGAGCAAAGGAAAACATCCACACATTCACACTCATCACGGAAACACGGCCCATACATTCAAAGTACGCATCTATGAAAAGATCGCCATGATGACAATGAAGTCTTGTCGTGTGGTGGTTGCTGTTTCTTATAAAATGAAAGATGAGCTGGAAAAATCACTACGCCCCTTTAATCGCATTGTAGTCATTGAAAATATGCTTTCATTAAAAAATGCAGCAAAGATCAGAAGTGAAAGAAAAAATCTTGTAGCACAAAGCGAGATCATCAAACTTATCTACGTCGGGCGCATTAGCCCCGAAAAAGGACTTCTCCCTTTTTTAACAGCATGGTCGATGACTCCAGAGAGAAAACGCTTTCACCTGACTGTCTTAGGAGATGGTGTTGACAGGGCCAAAGCTGAAGCATTTGCCCGAGACAACGGACTTCTTGAACAGATGACTTTTCACGGCTTCGTAAGCGATCCTTCAAGCTACTTCACTTCACCAGATGTTCTCATTATGCCAAGTCTGCGAGAAGGCCTGCCAATGACACTCATAGAGGCCCTGGCCTCTGGCCTGCCAGTCATTGCCAATAACGTAGGTGCCATTGCCAGTATGGTCACTCATAATCATAACGGTTTTTTTGCAGATGATTTTTCACCTGAGAGCTGGGTGAAGGTTCTAAGAGAAACATTACAGAATGTCTCTGGCTGGAAAAAACAGGCAGAAAGTGAAGCCCAGGGAATTGAGGAGCGCTTCAGCGCTGATTCATGGGCACAAAAAACCCGTGAGCTTTATCAAAAAGAAATCAATTCATAACAGAATCGAAGGCCTTTGCCCCAATGGCCTTCGGTGAATACACCGACTCCAATTCTTTAAAAGCAGCTGCGGCCATGGCCTTCCCCATTTGACGGTCAAGTTTATTAAGAGTTGAAATCCACTCTTCTTTAGTCTCTGCTTTAAAATAATCGTTAAGCCCACTTCCCTGCACTCCCATATCCGTTGCAATAATAGGCATGCCTTTTGAGATGCTTTCAATAACTTTAATTCTCGTCCCAGAACCATAACGAATGGGGA contains:
- a CDS encoding 4'-phosphopantetheinyl transferase family protein, coding for MKNPWSHLFLRSSFFALKKEEDLDTSLKIEHSKLQYDSAVNGFHPKRKDEFLLGRLCATKAFYECTKQPLYDLKNNPDRSPAWPSGVVGTISHNEFWVGAAVAKDTDLLGVGMDFEVMGRTKLELAKQIRSGGDLLSHPQLSDEELLTLIFSAKESLYKALYPQVKKFFGFEDASVTKIDLDNGTFVINLISDLNLNFGPKSRFSFEGRFTVDNKTCLTVLELSH
- a CDS encoding SLBB domain-containing protein, whose translation is MKYLFFLLSAVVFLSGCSSNSISDYPRYTQHVAKVMENQEANNPASALNSDVPDMSKIPQYMAPGHLFTMSHSSDSKLSGKFRADFNGILQLPYNVNVDVTNKTFAEVKETVLNAYRKFFQKGVESVNFALTSKDYWVEVRGLVKKPGRYLVRPSDTLDLVVDAAGGVQGDISVDYFTASLKQSTYEYQVLLNRYFESSESVDKIRWLGGDSVFVAKLDSLAGASREIPFVTMLGGVQKPGKVLHQKDASLYYYIEKSGGLVQGLGYNECYVFRNTKDGVKRINFSFDKPETIPVIFPNDTIYMNSKIETEGDTWLNRFGQIAGIISTAALLIIAL
- a CDS encoding glycosyltransferase family 4 protein — protein: MRIVHVAQFLGIGGLEKIVYHLALEQQKRGHTVDIYIYDHERTWVDFFRKSGLNVITPELKKPGYDFSLLKRMDHDFQGYDVIHSHDLNPLMYLGPLRLWKKLTFKKWGKLIHTTHGLDHIDNYPRGKLYQQIFSRFADKMIGVSEKIGLFYTRDIGLAAKKVAVIQNGISTYEGEITPEMRAEKKAWLAARHGLDITRPIILSLSRVVPLKDQKFLIEALKKRPFYQLIVAGPPSEQAYYDELKKMEDQNIKMVGSQELVADYNMGSDMYVSASTHEGIPVAVLEAMAVETPCLVSKIPGHMTLLKYGDYVELFKLHDQDDFLNKFDEMFARIYQTQKNAQKARGLVEDHYSVKTMVNNYFKEYEA
- a CDS encoding oligosaccharide flippase family protein — translated: MIGLHKLKAGHWPVFLISMVSAITNLFLPVVLVRILDPIDIGIYKIFFLYAQSITFLSLTGGPLYSVYFWIGKKENSLRYVEHAWILSFVLSVVCAIVGLLFSVPLSHVISITQTQTILLLLSAITAAPASFYGEYLIARGRRINGSLFNSGFEIIKGIVIIALVYVTRHINAAFWGFTILFLIKLALAAYLGKKEKVLTFEVDKEKLKDVWRYCAPISIAGVLSFFLEKVDMILLSSQLTPESFAFYSMGCLAVPPLYILEMSVQKVLVPAVSGAFHAGDKLSMIQHYRKAQSDIAYLMIPAVFGLIIFNRPIIEILFTDQYMQSAVYLKVFALTYLAYIIPHDAIPRATGQTSWVLKMYLILTPLSIVVVYFCAGIWGAMGALISSMVFFYLPKIPGLIYSSQITGYPIRNLIAWKSLALYVGMNAILMIACYALKNVFSSEKMWFLVLSPIYAALYLGVVNYLRHLKGKHELKA
- a CDS encoding glycosyltransferase family 4 protein — translated: MNSKPKAYRPVLVLAPGVLAGAEKVVLTGLAALSSIGLNPLMVIIRETRIPHLAHDFEKMIPSHIDYRIIDSTKALDIELPKRLRESLQDQTLPLVLHSHGFKALIACYMSKGKHPHIHTHHGNTAHTFKVRIYEKIAMMTMKSCRVVVAVSYKMKDELEKSLRPFNRIVVIENMLSLKNAAKIRSERKNLVAQSEIIKLIYVGRISPEKGLLPFLTAWSMTPERKRFHLTVLGDGVDRAKAEAFARDNGLLEQMTFHGFVSDPSSYFTSPDVLIMPSLREGLPMTLIEALASGLPVIANNVGAIASMVTHNHNGFFADDFSPESWVKVLRETLQNVSGWKKQAESEAQGIEERFSADSWAQKTRELYQKEINS